One Pyrenophora tritici-repentis strain M4 chromosome 5, whole genome shotgun sequence DNA window includes the following coding sequences:
- a CDS encoding FabG, Dehydrogenase with different specificities (related to short-chain alcohol dehydrogenase) yields the protein MASLSAKGIAKSYASVIQGKVILTTGVSPSGLGAAFLKAIAALQPALLILAGRNISKVKETASQLAAENPTISIKSRILQLDLSSLEAVRTAANTVNSWSDVPHIDVLVNNAGIMATDYALSPEGYESQFATNHLGPFLFTNLIMGKLQASAAPRVVMVSSDGHRLGSFRFDDYNFHHGETYNRWQAYGQSKTANMLMAIALAEKLGAKHNLLSFSLHPGVIGTGLGDHIDWNVEYLALQKVDRFMGNAEGWNANFDFVSHDEGSATHVVAAFDTEISGRNGAYLEKGEIVADDSNRIKPWATSRVEAEKLWKLSEGLVGQTFSY from the exons ATGGCCTCCCTATCTGCTAAAGGCATAGCTAAGTCCTATGCATCTGTGATCCAAGGCAAGGTCATTCTCACCACAGGTGTTTCGCCTTCAGGGTTGGGTGCCGCCTTCCTTAAAGCCATCGCAGCCTTACAACCAGCGCTACTCATCTTGGCTGGCCGCAACATTTCCAAGGTCAAAGAGACCGCAAGCCAACTAGCCGCTGAAAACCCAACGATCTCGATCAAATCGCGCATTCTCCAACTCGATCTTTCATCATTGGAAGCTGTCCGGACCGCTGCAAACACGGTCAATAGTTGGTCTGATGTTCCACACATCGACGTTCTTGTCAACAATGCGGGCATCATGGCTACAGACTACGCACTTTCTCCTGAGGGGTACGAGAGTCAATTTGCAACGAACCATCTCGGGCCGTTCCTCTTTACGAACCTTATTATGGGCAAATTGCAGGCCTCAGCTGCACCTCGAGTGGTAATGGTGAGCAGCGACGGTCATAGGCTCGGTTCGTTCCGTTTTGACGACTACAACTTTCAT CACGGAGAGACGTATAACAGGTGGCAAGCATACGGCCAGTCCAAGACGGCAAACATGCTCATGGCCATCGCACTAGCAGAGAAGCTAGGCGCCAAGCATAATCTTCTGTCTTTCAGTCTTCACCCCGGAGTCATCGGAACTGGTCTGGGCGATCACATTGACTGGAACGTGGAATATCTGGCCTTGC AAAAGGTTGACCGTTTCATGGGCAACGCGGAGGGCTGGAACGCAAACTTTGATTTCGTCTCGCACGACGAGGGCTCAGCCACCCATGTAGTTGCTGCATTCGATACCGAAATCTCGG GGCGAAATGGCGCTTATTTGGAGAAGGGTGAGATAGTTGCCGATGACTCCAACCGCATTAAACCCTGGGCGACCAGCCGTGTTGAGGCCGAGAAGTTGTGGAAACTGAGTGAAGGACTGGTGGGACAGACCTTCTCTTACTGA